In Solanum lycopersicum chromosome 3, SLM_r2.1, the genomic stretch ATCATATAATtagatacatgaaattaatattaggtcatataaatagatacatgaaattaatattaggttatataaatagatacatgGAATTGATACTAGATACATTTATGATACATATGAATGTACTTGTATGATACTCATGTATCTAGTGTTTAGTTTGTTGGATACATCATATATTGATAATAGAtacattaaattaatgaatttattattttaagagtaATATAATGAAATTAGTCAAACTAAATGACCAAGATATACatgtttttgtcttttattaataatattaatgaaaattattatttcaaagaatagtaaaataaaattagttaaacgtgtaattaatttaaacaaataaaatacgtatcttaattttaaaattcaacagATACGTATATCTCGCggattcaaatttatatatctcaaatatgaaatatgattaaaaaaaaagtaatatttgaAACTATCGAGAACCTTTGTTTAACCTCCAAATATGACAATTCATAccataaagaagaagaagattggTTCCCAAATCTATGCAATGTCATCAAAGCAGGTTTCATATCACTCTCACAAAGATTCAACCCTTTTCCTATCTAGGAAGAGCACCATGTTGACTTCATTAATGACTTCTTGATAATCTGATATTGGTGgaatgtatatattgtgttcATATGATATGAATAGCTCGAAAAATAATATACGCAAAAATTTGAGTTTATTTTGGTAGTAATTGTGTTCATTTGAATGTATGATTGGATTTCATAAGTTTGTAAAAACATTTTCCTGTAtgtctttaattatttgtttacttttgaaTTGACACACCTATTAAAAGAACAATGATTAGGATGTCCGAGTTAaagacttgagttaatttttgaacatcttaaaattaaataaatattttctatgtGGTAAAAActcatttcaaattattttctcctttatctCTATCATTTGAGGAAGTGTTTCATGACTTGTTGAGTTTAAAACTTGATACTATTTGTAATCGAACTGATTACACTTCTGTACATTGTAGATGTTGTGATTTATTAGTcctcatataatatattattgatcATGAAAATATGAGAAAGTAAAGAGATATTATctttttaagaaagaaaatgtgACGCCTTACTTATATTCTTAACCACGAGAGGTAGGTGGCAAGTTGATGAGATTATGAGATTGATATATGAACTGTTAGTTCCTCATGAGTCCTTGTGTGGAAGCTAAATACTCGGCAAGGTGTATAGACAATTAGTGCGACGAAATTGATTCCActacatcatttcatcattcATTATATTGTATTTGATCAGCTTTGTTGTATTGTGTGCCTTGTTTACTGATATCCTTTCCTACTTTATTCACGCTACTATGATATAAATTGGCGACACTAATGCCAAAGTGAGACTTTTTTGCGTGAAGGTGAAAACGTTTAAGTCGttaaatacttttataaatGATTAAGTTGTTAAATACATAAcaaattctaattttattaaattattgtttaTCTATTAATTTAGAATAACTTTCTCCATTAAGTTGTTTTCTACGGATACCGTGAAATTTAACTCTGTCCTAAAACTATAGTTTAGAATTTATTGTAGATGTACAAACAGAAAgcaaattttctttaattttttttctttacgcGTTTTTAAAGATAGCATACCAATTAGATTATTCAAAATCAACTATATTTAAACTACTGAAAATATAAGtaatgaattataatataaaataatttatttggttAGATGgttataatattttctaaaaaatatttgactcaagatattataattttttttttaaatttctcttACGAAACGTAATTTTCATAAACGAGTGATGGGCGATATGTAGATTCTTGTCCAACTTGATTCCTTTTGATGGAAGAATTCTGTCatgtagtaaaataatataaccGTCGGAAAATGTTACTCTTaccaattaaataattttacaaaactttAATTTGTAGAAAATTCTAAATATGGCACAAGTATGTAGTTGTAAGAAAAAGATCTAGAAGTTGAAATTTACTTTCTTTCTATGACATGATtgaatattttagatttttttttagtttaaaaatattctataatatttaatttttttcaaatcaaagATTTTTATTAGTTGTgaaatatttaactttattttagtttagtaTCTATATGGAAAgtaatatatactattaatttcAATCTCTTAATTAGTTTGCTTATGAATAATGAACTATCCTTCattctctctttaattttttttaggtttctTCGATTACGTAATAATAGACTGGATTAAAGATTTTGAAATCGAATATAAAATCAAGAACAAGAGGAAAAAGAGAGGTTTTTAACCAAAGTAAGCtattatataaagtcattcaccaaaataatatgtttttctaaaattttataaaactagtataaacgtatttcacagtaacgttttaagatatattttattttttaaaagttgatggcgtcagattgatatacgttactcacagtaacgttataggagtaaaacgttactgaaaataacgttttaaaagtaaaacgttacttatagtaacgtatatcaacctaatgctgttagttttttaaaataaaatataccctaaaacgttaccgtgaaatacatttatactagttttataaaatttttaaaaaatatattactttgataaattattttatataataacttAGTTTGGTTAAGAATTCGGAAAAAGAGATATtatattcctcaacttctttcCCATTGATTTTAAGTGGTTGTCAATTTTCATCTACATTTCGgacattttaaatatgttttaaagtGCTTCTCGAATTGATCCTTCTAAACTAATGATATTGACAcgataacatttttaaaaagccGATCTGTCATTAAGAcatttaatttttcctttcataATTATGCACAAGTGTTACGTTACTCTTCTTCCTAGAGAAGAAAACAGCTAAAATGTGTCCATTAATTGGTCCAAAAGACTAGAGACACTAGGAGGCCAACCCGTGAAAAGAGTGCAAAAAGGCAAAAAAGTAACAAaaccaatttcatatttttcatcgCCTTTTACTTCCTTTTTTAACAACCaaaaaactcatatttttttaaaaaaatctcattatattatattattatatatatatggtagTACATACACAACTCAAAAAAAACTTAAAGGTCCCCACTTTGGCACTTATAATTCATATCCTCTATTCTTCATTATCaacattgaaaaaaaatcatgactAACCCTTGTTATTATACTTGTTTGTCATGTCTAATCATGACCTTATTTCAATTGATCATTCCTAGCCAAGAAACACAAATAACACCACCTCCATTGCCAATTCTCCCATTACCAAATTACGCTCAATTAAAATGGCAACAAAGGGAACTCATAATGTTCCTACATTTTGGTGTCAACACGTTCACGGATAGTGAATGGGGCACTGGGGTTGAAAATCCTTCGATTTTCAACCCCACAAACCTAGATGCCAACCAATGGGTTGACACCGCGGTTCAAGCAGGAGTATCACTAGTGATACTCACTGCTAAACACCATGATGGTTTTTGCTTGTGGCCTTCTAAATATACCGATCATTCGGTTATAAAAAGTCCTTGGAAAAATGGCCAAGGCGATGTGGTTCGAGAATTTGTCAATGCGGCCAAGGCTCGCGGAGTTGATGTGGGTTTGTACCTTTCGCCATGGGATCGCCATGATAAGAGTTATGGGCTTAATAAAGAGTACAATGAACATTATTTGGCTCAACTACAAGAACTTCTCAATGAGTAAGTCcttatagtctttttttttctttttcaataataCATGCAtcaaaaaataggaaaaaaaaacaatttacctatatatatacatcCAATATTGTAAAGAAATTTTTAGCCTATTTTATTATAACAGgtaatttgtcttatttttttagGGAATTAATAAAGTTCTATGTATTGTggtgtaaaattattttcactttaattatgatacttttttgtttttagtctaagaaccaaaaagaatgatatgtacataattttgataataatttaactttttaaactTGTAACTTTACTCTTTATAAggtcatttaatttttgatatcacaaattttaaaattatttttcaaatttagtgTTCAATTAAATCTATCACGtaaattgaaatgaagaaaattttaaagttcTATGTATTGTggtgtaaaattattttcactttAATTATGAGTAGATAACTATAGATGAATCTCTTGATAAAATGTACCACCTCCGtctaataaaaattttgtgatacttttttgtttttagtcTAAGTAcaaaaaagaatgatatgtacataatttaatttttcatatcacaaattttaattgaaatgaagaaaataataattgatagtgtacatatataacttaaaatCTTTTTCAAGTTGCTAATCTGTCTTCTTCGTATTATTGCTTATATCTAGTTATATTATTTCATTCGTTTAAaagagaataatattttttcttttttagtctatttaaaaaagaataattttttttataacattttaaatttagcTTTTCGCATGACATGTTTAATGTCACAATATTAAAAagacaattttgtacatttgacaaaactttaatttggaaccacaagattaaattttttttttaatttacttaaacTCTGTGCCAAGACAAACCGTGTCATTCTTTGTGAACGAAGGGTGTATCTTTTAGATGAATTGTGTGTTATCATTGTATATAAGTTGATGgaactaataaattttattttgaatgaatGGTTGAAATTAAAGATATGGAGATGTTAAAGAGATATGGTTTGATGGAGCAAAGGGTTCAAATACACCAAACATGACTTACTACTTCGAAGATTGGTTTGCAATCGTGAATGAATTGCAGAGTGCAATCAACATATTTTCTGATGCCGGACCGGGAGTCCGGTGGGTCGGAAATGAGCAAGGATTCGCCGGAAACACAAGTTGGTCCACCAT encodes the following:
- the LOC101254568 gene encoding alpha-L-fucosidase 1, which translates into the protein MTNPCYYTCLSCLIMTLFQLIIPSQETQITPPPLPILPLPNYAQLKWQQRELIMFLHFGVNTFTDSEWGTGVENPSIFNPTNLDANQWVDTAVQAGVSLVILTAKHHDGFCLWPSKYTDHSVIKSPWKNGQGDVVREFVNAAKARGVDVGLYLSPWDRHDKSYGLNKEYNEHYLAQLQELLNEYGDVKEIWFDGAKGSNTPNMTYYFEDWFAIVNELQSAINIFSDAGPGVRWVGNEQGFAGNTSWSTINRTLLSIGGSDADYLNRGDPKGTDWVPPECDVSIRPGWFWHKSQEPKSLSELLEIYYNSIGRNCVLLLNVPPNTQGLISNSDVQRLKEFTSAINTIFSTNLAKDCSIEASSQRGGKNGGFGPENVLDDDNLWTYWGPKDDDKEHNWIEFKTKSDKPLRFNVVRIQEAIGLGQRVKSHQIYVDGKIIANGTTIGYKKLHRIEKGMVNNAKSVKIEIIESKGTPLISSIGLHFDPFWW